The sequence below is a genomic window from Harmonia axyridis chromosome 1, icHarAxyr1.1, whole genome shotgun sequence.
TTTATGTGAGTACAAATATTTTATATCTTGGCTGGGTTTAAAAATATGTATACCTATGATCTTTTGCCTAGTTGGGATTTCAGTAAATTCATTCTAGATTTATCTCTTTAGATGAATAAACCCTAGGGTTGAATGTTTATTCATTGACTATCCTCCTACTATAAAACTTCTACCAATGTAGTAAAATTAAATGTCACTGCTCCAGAGATGATCATTTATGTAGTTAATTTGAACGACATAAAGAATTCATTATGGATCACATTGAACCAAAGAAGACGAAAATTGATCTACAAAAGGAGGCTGTGACCCCTTTcaaaaaacaaatgtttttaCTTTACTTATGAAAATATGAGAAAAATAAGTttaaaacataacaaaattaaaagtCACCAAGACACCACAATAAGAATATCGTCTCTCTTTGGTTTTTCTACTTGGTATTGCTGACTTTAAAGCATCCAGTGACATTTAGTTCAAGAGGAAATAATGTTTgtgataatgaatgaaaatggtATTATTAGAcaatatataattattaaagCTTATAATCATAAAGGATGAAGAAGATATACACTTCTGAAACAGTTTCGGTCAATGTTTAATTGAAGACTAGTTTAATTGTAATACAATAGACACCTAGCAAATGTTGAGGCTCATTGGTTAAatctcatttttcaataaaaaacattctATATCATACTGCGAATGTTCATTCTTCgattttttgtatatatttttgtaTATGCAGATGTATCCTTAAATCTTGAATCATTCCAGGTTCATCGGAGCTAACATTCAAATACCTGACCCTCTACAACAAAGAAGGTAGACTCATGAAGAAAGAAGATATACAAAAAGACAGCGTCAACGTTTTGAAACCCATAACAGTAGTCATTAACGGTCTAAGCAGTGTCGACAACGCTTGGGTCAATGCTCTTGTTGATGAATACTTGGAAAAACAGGTTCATAACGTCTTCCTGCTAGATCTGGAAGACCATGAAGAGGTTATGAAGAACGACACTATTATGTCTGAACAAATCACTGATTTTATCGGTGAGATCTATAATAAGACTGGTGAGGAGTATCTGCATTGGCATATCATTGGAATATCCAGTTCTGGATTCTACACGGCTATAGATGTTGGTAGAAAAATGTTCAGTAAGTGAAATTGATATAAAATCTGGTGCTAACAAGTATAGcaactaactaactaactaactgAATCAACACATCGATTTTTACAGTGCGAGagcaaatttttcactttggcTCATTGCACCGTATCAATAACTGCTGGGCAGACCATTTCATTCAAAAGTCACATAACATCGAATTGATTATTCAGATCAGTTGAAAAAACCATCACAAAGACAAGGAATTTCTTCTCCGGTTACTTCATTGGGATACTCATTTTCTTAGGGCGATATGCATCCACCAGAGGGCGGCAATTATTTGAAATTGGGACTCGTTCATTGCGGGATTCCCCGGTTTGAGAGAATGGCAGCGTATATGTTTTATTCAAATCCGTATATGAAATTCATAACGTTGAGACGTTGTAATGAAATCTTGCTTTTGAAATTATTGGTCAATAAGTGTTTGTGTAAGAAATAATTAGTTCGAGCGAGCGCAGAATATCATGAACTTGCTCGTAAACCAATCAACTTTAGTAGCCCACTTCATAATGCAATGATTAGATTTAGCTTTAGATCTGAGAGGATTTCATTGCACTGCACCTAATGTtttattgtgcccccatcaaaGCTATTACTTCCTCATTATTTTTAAGAGACTGTATCAACCTTGTAATCCTTTCAGATAACTACAGAAAGGTCGACAGAATAACTGGCATAGACCCAACCTACCACCTTATCGAGATCAGAGAAGACCTCTTCGTCGACCACGACGATGCTGCCAACCTTGTAGACGTCGTTCACTCAAACACTCACAAATTCAAGGGGGAACTGAAAAGCTACGGCCACGTGGATTTTTACATTGTGGATATAAACTGCAGAGGAAAAGATGGTAGGTATTGCTTTCATTGCCTCATTTTCAGAAGCTCAATGTTTATATTTTTCGCAGACTTGGAATGTGGAAGACTCAACGCTATCAAGATGTTCAAGAGATCGGTCAATTCTTTGAATTTGACGGCTGTCAAATGCTTGTCTTTGGAGGAGTTTGAGACTGAGAAATGCGCTGGAAATAACAGAGTGCTGTTTGGGGAGAACATGCCTAATAATGCAGATGGCGTGTATATGTTGAAGAACGAgtgaaatatcgaatattttttgatatgttatttatattttttatgttttagtaatagataatattcaatatcagTTACTGTTCCTCAATGCTGTCATTAAGTTCATCATGGATGGTTTTTGCAGGTTCCTCTGCCACCACAAAGTACTACTATGCTACAAAAGTATAAGGACTTGATTAATggaaaacaaaatattaattcaaGACCTATATATGTTCaatctattcaaaataattttaaagTTACATAAGGTTTGATTATTTCTTCGCGCCAATGGATATGAAATATTGTTGTTTGAGTATTCAATTTGACGTATTTAAACGTCTAATCCATACAAgtgttgaatatttgaataattatttgaaatactTTGGTATCGTATTCttgtgaaaatatttatataatcatCAAATGAATATCACTATGGAAGAAAAACGAGAAGAATtctcccttttttcatttagttGCCATTGTTGCTTCTTCCAAAGAATGATGAAGTTACAAGAAAAACTACAGAAGGGTAACTTGGTAAGTGAAGCAAGAGTTTAttgagaaaaattattcaacttgGAAGAAACCATGTGAGTACATGGAACAACAGACTGGAGGTAGGTACTAGAAGTTTAGAAGTTCGGAAAACAAAAAGTCTATAAAAACATCCAAGAAACATTGGCAAATTCTGGAAGGAATAACATATGAAGACTGGGTGCGCCACTTTGAAGAGCTTTTGAAACAAAAACGACGAGAATTTTTGAAGTGacaacaacaaataaataacaCAGCTCTTGTAGACGTTCAATTAGAATAAATACATAATGATATTAGACACGAAACCATAAAGATTTCAAGGATCTGGAGGGATACACTTAGAATTCTTAAGACATTGAGGATAAAAAATCGGAAGAATAAGCAAGATTATAGGCTGGGAAATCCACGTTTCACCCTGCAAATAGCCTTAGTAATTCCATGAATTGGTATAGGCtctcatcacaaaaaagtaagactacaagaaacaccttgcatctcgaaaacaaagcatttgcgggcccatgttcaaAGGATTTTTCTTCTTAACATTAGCCAATTTAGCTCAACATTGTTTCATGTACGTTCGATATTCTCATTTGTCTACGGTGACTCTTCGTTAGCTTTGattataattgtatttttcaaCAGGAATATATAGAGATAGAATTAgtactttttatttattttagccTTTTTCCACCTCCTCACCATGTCATCTACTTTTCCAAAGGTCTGATTCGCCGTACGATAAATCCGCCAGCGTCTGGATCCCTTAATCCGGGAGGATATTGATTGAAACGTCCCGACAGCGACGTACACGACCTGTcgtgtttttattatttcagtgaaaCGGATAAAATTAATGTTTTCGAAAAGTGGCCTCGTAAAAACCTCCCGTTCGATGGGGAACTTTTCTATTCCGATAAAACGCGAATGGCGGCTTTGCGAGTCGCACTGAAAATATGACGAGGCCGTACAACTGTTTTATAACCTCGGACTTTAGCGACGCCGATTTAACGAGGTTGtctctctataaaaattcaACCCGGGGCGCATCGGCGTAGGAGGCTGCGGAGGTGATGATAATGGACCGATTGAAGATGGGAAGGGAGCTTATTAGGGCCGGTCATAAAGCTTTTGGAATGATCGGGAAAAAAATGGGGAAAACACTGATATTAAGTCAGGAACTTTTTAGCGCACTGTAATAACCTCAACTTTGGGGTAGATCAGTGGGAGAGAGGCTTTACGCTGACCAAAAGATTAAAATAATTCCTCTTTCCGTGAGAGGGAGAAAGAGAGAGAAAGCTATCTATGTCCTGTCACAAAATAGGAAAGGACTAAATTTGTAATTACCTTTCCTGGAGGATAGGAtaaatattattgaatgaaagtcaaattgtttttttcgatTATAGTCCAGTCCATACGTGTTTTTCACAGGTaagttttggggtagttttgatttcttcgattatatctgttttttgagGTGCTGAATCCTAATCTGAGATTTGCCACTTGAATTTCGTGAcagaacatcgaaaaaaatgcaaaaaaatgtaaaaaatttcattctttagcGGTTTTCTACATATAACTCAGAGAATACAAATTTTTCGTGAAAGTCATTTCTATACGGAAAAAGTGTTCATGAAATTCCCTATAAATTCCTTTGATTGAGTTTTTTTTGTCTGATATACCattctggctcaaacgatagttgaaaattggcgtattttatcAATCAGTCTCTGCGAAAACCGAGtttttggggtagttttgatctctttaattttattaattttttgggatGTTGATTTTGAATCTGAGGTTTgacatcaaaattcaaaaagttcaaaagtttaaaaaaaaacatttacaaAATCACTTTCTGAAATTTAATTTACTTCTCAATATTGATTTCAAAAGAtatattgaggaaataataCCGACGTAGTATTTATGCAATAGAGTACACAAGTTCAAATTTGTTAAGAGGAAGGTCATTCAggaaaaattgattaattgaaatccTTTAATTTATATAAATTCAGAAAGTCATACACACAACTTTTGTTGACGGGTTCACTTTAGGCTTAGGTCCTGAGCTATGTGGACGCTTGATCTCCgatggtttttttttctcttcaaattctTTATTCAAGTTCAATGTACAAGTgggaatttttatttcaatgtatCCAACTATACACTGGAATTTGTTTCTTTATTCTTGGTGAACTTTTGGGAGCTTACATATAAACAGTCTTACTGTCGTAAGTCTCCTTTTTGCAGATAAAATTATAggatatattatataaaaatttttttgattttttggttATTTTCTTATGTTTATTGTCTGCAAATAAAgtttatcaatattattattatattttctgagttatatgcaaaaaacgcgaaaaaatgtttcgtttttttgcatttttctcaattttctatCAAAAACTCTTGATGGCAAACCGCAGATTAGGATTCCATATCTCAAAAAACCTATAGAATACAAGAAATCGAAATTACCCTAGAAAGTAGGTTATTACTAACAAATAATATTACTCGAAAATTGAGTTGGTTCATCGTTTTACTCTCGTTAGAGCAAGAACGGTTCCTTGgacaaaaaactttattgaaaaaatttgtaggaaattttaaattcttcatttttgtaTAAGAAGGCCATTCGCAAAatattttccgagttatatgaaaaaaaaccgCCAGAAAGTGAAATTTTCtaccttttttccattttttaaaTGCTTTGTCACGAAATTTTTGTGGCAAATCTAAGATCAGGATTCAGCTCTTCAAAAAACATAtataatcaaagaaatcaaCACTACCCCAAAACTTTCCCGTGAGGGACTTTAGTGAGCACGAATTGACTGGATTTTGGAaccaaatttcattcatataGTATTTATGGTTTCTGAGACAAGCTCTGGACGGCATTCAATGAACAGACGACATTACGAAACATAACCTGCAAATTTTGTATTGCGTTTTATTTTTTCCTCGAAGGATAACAAATTTGATTATCGAAAACAAACTGAATAGCACCTCGAACAAAAAACTAATCAACTAAACCCCAAATTCCAATCAACCTCCACCGTACAACGAATTATCGAATACCGAACCGAGCAGCACTCCCAGAAGCCTCTCATAAACCCCCTGCACCACTTATTGATGAGACGCTCTCACCCAAGAGCACTCCAACAATATCAAACACAACTATCACTTCCCCACCCCCAATCCAATCATCCCCCTTGCACAAACACCCCGAAACAACCCCTCACTCCAGAGTCGCGATCTCTACCAACTCCCCTCCCACTTCACCCCAATTATCTCCAAACGATCAACAGACATCGATTTAATTCATCGAGTACCGGTAGCAAGTACACAACTACATCGGGATCCCCAGACACTTCGGAAGAGGGGGGTGGGTTGGCTCCACCCACAAGGCCCCCCCACCCGCAATCGAACGTCTTTATGAGGAAGGTTGCCTTTGATTCTCGCCCTCACAGTTCCGCAGTATCTGGAGGTATCGCGAGGCTTTGGAGGAGAATATGAAACGACTGTTGTAGCCCCATCCGATGTTGGTTCAAAGGCGAGGACTGGATGGATCCAGGATTGGGTGTATTGTTGGCTTTGTTCCGGTAGGAATCTGACGCCGTGTAGGGATGAAAGGATCCCCGGGAAATGATTAACTCGAGATTGGGGAGTATTACACGATTCCGATTGCTGTGTGGTAGGTCAAGCCGGGAATGAGTTGGGAGGTTTGTACTGCGATCTTGGTGGGGTTATGtcgtgaattattgaatttatcgTTTGCGTTCACGTTGTTAAGCCTGGTTCATATTGTTATAATTAGGAGTAGAGGTAGAATGATTATTATTCCCCAAGGAGAATATTGTGCTAGTGACAGTAGAGTACTACATATAGTGGAGGGTAGAGTAGAGTGAATAGCACATGTGGAATGGTATATTCCACCTGTACTTCCACAATCTGACTCTACTggtttgtttgttgactatACCAATGTTAACAAACACAAGATAGGTTTTAGATGAAGATAGTGTGTCTTTCTTGCTGCTTTTTTGAACTTTATCTTTCAATTACTAGCATACGTTACTCTACCAAAATGAGCATAGTAGAGTATTTCAGAGATAAGTATGCTAGTAAACTCTACTACaagctttaagttggcattactgttcaagatggcgaccgatttaacagctgtcaagtgatttattctcagtttggtttggcaattcatcatgaatagactcacgcctgaacaacgcttgcaaatagtgcaattttatttcgaaaataatggttctgtgcggaatacgtatcgcgcactacgtccattttattttgtttagcgatgaagcgcacttctggttgaatggctacgtcaacaaacaaaactgccgaatttggagtgaagctaatcctcaagtgtatgtcgaaacatacgttacatccagaaaaactgactgtttggtgcgctttatgggctggtggaatcattggtccgtacttcttcaaaaacgatgatggccagaacgttacagtcaatggtgatcagtatagagccatgattactaactttttcattcctgaattgaataaccatgatgtccagaagctgtggttccaacaagacggcgcaacatgtcacacagctcgtgccacaatcgatttattgaaagacacgtttggtgaccgcctaatttaacATTTTGGACCGGTGAATTGGActtcaagatcttgtaatttaacaccgctagacttctttctgtggggctatgtaaagtcattggtctatgcggataagccacaaacccttgaccattaggaagacaacattcggcgtgttattgccgatatacggccacaaatgttggaaaaagtcatcgaaaattggacgtccagattggactacatccgagccagccgtgacggtcatttgccagaaatcatatttaaaatgtaataccacaagattatcttgcggataaatgaaattcatgtcaatcaaataatccatcgttgtttaatttcAATTTAGAGTTTGATAGCTttagaaaaaacaccctttatctaaGCCAAATTCATTTCGAACAGGTATCTGAAAGGAAAGGGGCAATGAGAaaacattttgagaaaaatcaaacttttacACCATGTATCTCGAGAACACACACttcttttcttgaaatgatccgaggaatctgtcaattttgtttGTACCCACAATTCAGGAATTCAAGGATACTTTCCTTCTTCGACCTTTCATCAACCAACCATAAGTCACATAAAATCCTTACCCTTTTCACGATACCGCCACAAAGAAATAAATCTTTTTTGGTGGTCCAATTTCCCGCACACTAAAACCATCCCATAGCATCCCAATTCCACATCCGGATACCCAAATTCCAAACGTCCCCCCTCCTCTCATTCACCTGACTTCCTGCGGTCCCTTCCGgtacaagaaaaataaaaaatctcgGAGAGGGAAGGGATGAGACCTCGCTTTCATCCCTTCCATCATCGAGATTTATGGCGGTGTTGCGTGAAGTTTTCAAAAAGCAATCTTTCGTTCATAATTCCGCAGTTCCGGAAGTGGACCGGGAACGTTTCCTCTCTCACGGGTCCCCTCTATTGAGACGTTACCTTTGAGTAAGACGAACGGCAGCGCGATTTTTCTTTATTGTGTTTTATGCACGTAACGGATATTTACGGCTGTTTCTGAACCGCAGGTTAAACGGGATGGATATCCTGGAGTGACAGGTGGGAGGAAGAAGATGGAACGGGATTCGCTGTTGGTTTTCATTTCTCTGTTCGTGTCTGGAAAGTTGTTGGGTTGAGCTGTGAGGAAGATAGTTGTGAGCTATGGATTTGAGGATTCATGGTGTTCCTTGCTAATTCCCATTTTGCATTGCCGTCAACAAATTTAAATCATCTTCACTATAGTGTGAGAAAGTGTTTATTGACGGTATAGAAAATTAAACTAATTAAATTATGTATAGAATGAAGAATTTCATAAAAGTGACACATGATAACCTTTGGCAATCACTTCATGAGGATTCTCCAGAATTGTGCTTCACAGGCTGGCGAGTTCCAGACTTTTGCACAGCATGTTTCCAAGTTGTTTTTATGCATGTTCAACTCATGGCAACTGATTGAGTTAGTCCTGGTGTATCATTATTATTTGCGAGCTTTTATTGCTTCATTGATaccttatgatttttttttaaattataagaaATGTCCAAGCATAGTGGGTATTTTCCTTGAAGTTTTTCGCGAGTTGATCAATTATTTGGctagtctttctcgagccaaatgtCGTAGTCAAGGGATTATGGTTTTTCTGGCCGAGATCGCTGGTGTACTAGTCAGTTAAgttatccagcgatctctgcccaagacacacaCTCTCACATCATCGTGATAGGGTGTGTTTTGGGCAGAGATCACTGGATAGCCCAACTGACAATTCCATCAGCGATCTAGGGACGAAATACCGTAATCCCTTGATAAAGAGCGCAACTATGacatttggctcgagaaagactcgctaaagtggtgaccccgacgtgatgacgGAAAGCTGCAGCGTTGGAGCGCTGAAGTGACTCAATGCCCCTGTTAACGTTTCGGCTACAGGCGGGAGCCTTGCATTTCTGTCTTCACAGCTCGCTTGCGCTCTCTCCCTCCTAAGTACACCTACGTATCTCCTCCTCTGGTAGGTCCTCGTAACTGGTGGGGGAGTATGTAGTGACTTTGTATGTTCACAGATGGCGCAATAGGTGCTCGCGCCACGCTACTTCGGCACCGGTCGATGTAAAGGGATCGCAATGCAGCACATTTACCTACCCACGAAGGTGTGAGAGGGAGTGTCACAGGTAGAGATCACTGGACAGATAAACTGACGAGtcgagtccaccagcgatctcaggACAAAACTCCAAACCCCTGAGAGAGGGCGCATCTCGTACTTGGTTCGAGAACAACTCGCCAAAATGTATTCTATTATTTAACCAATACTCTTAAGAAAGCAAGAAGATCACTGTTCATTTTACagggatcatttcaaaaatgttatgtCGCAACCATAGGTCAAATCTACAGAACAACTCTGAGGCCAATCTTGGAATTTGGTGGGCCAGTTTGGGACCCTTGGCTTAGAGGTGACCTGATCGTCCTGGAGGGATTTCAACGCAGAGTTAGACTTCTGCCTTATGGAGTCTTCACACCATAAAGAGAGTTTAGGTTCAGACCCTGAAGAGAGGGTAGGACAGACAATGAAGAGAGGTTAGTGTTTCAACGCAGAAATTACACGTCTGCCTTATGGCTGCATCAGACCATTAAGAGAGGTTAGGGCTGATTGGGCTGTCTCCACTCCTATTAGTGGCTGCGAGGGGATTTGATCATCACATTTCGAGCGCTGCATGGAGTTTTACCAATATATCGCATTTATATGAATTGAACTAGAACAATCTAACCTGAAGCTTAGACGTGAGAGTTTTCGTGCGAACATTTCAGTTCTAATAGCGTTTCAAGTGCCTGGAATGGACACCCCAGTGATGACGTGAATGCACCCTCAGTGAATTCAAGAACAGGCTTGATGCCTGGTTTAGTGAGCAGTTGAGCGGTCTGTTTAGAAAATACTATTATGTTAAGATTTGTACTGTCCTTTTTTTAAGTTCATAGGTTTTTGCTTCTACTCTGTAATAATATGTAGAACTCCGTAAATGAGGTTTCGACTTTAGAATCTTTTCTTCGCGACTAATCGTTAAATGAACGTCAACCTTCAATAAATCATGCGATCAACATCAAATGATTGGACTGTCCCCAAAATCacaaatttcttcaacgactAGCGTTTTGAACTCCCGACCTCAGCGGCGTAAGACAGCAATCTCTGCAATCAGAATTTGGGCACTAACAACCAAATGAACATCATTACTCCAATCCCAACATCAACCGCCCACCTATCTGCAGATCCAGCATCCTTCCGCCACGATAACGATGACACATCCGACGTCCGAACGCGCCACAGCTCATTTAGCGTGCTCAATGGCATCTCATGTCATCTGTCAACCGTCCATAAGCCCCGGCGAcgtttccccccccccccccccaactCCCGCCGTTATTCCATAATTCACCGCTCTATTATTAATTCGCCGGCAGTGTCGTTCGTCCGGGAGGTTATGAGCTATGCAGATAAATCGGTTTTGGGGCAAGGACGGAGACGCGACCCTACTGCGTTATTAATCGGCCACGTTAATTAACCGTGTTTGCATGACCGGAAACAGGATATGTAAGGTCGTTTGACGGATCCGGGGGGATTAGAGACGAGGCGCGGCCGTCTGAGATTGTGCTGATGGGGCGGAGGGTTTGCGATTTGGGTTGTTGTAGAGGCAAAGGATGGTTTATGAGCGCTTGGTCTCCAGACCAAACGCTCTCTAATTTCGTCATAATAACTTATTAATGATGGGAACATAGTGAAGCACATGTTCAGATAATACTGAacatatatccaaagtcacttggaggaagccagaatatttcgattattcaAGGGAAAAGAGTTGTCAAAAGAATTCCGCACACTTTATTGAGGAAATTAGCTGGATTCCAAGTCATTCCAAATATTAAGGAACAAGTTTTTCTATGAGATGATTTGGACGCACAAGAAGATTTGAAAACTCCCATTAGTTCTCCATTGTTAAAGAATACAAAACGTTATActggataatcatcactattctgagtaatcaagacCTCATTAATATGAGGTACTATAGGTGGAAAACTTCGCTTCCACCGTTTGAAATAGATGGCTGCAGGGGTGAGTGGTAggcgaaataaatagatcgtagatgtcatacactAAGCTTAGGTAAtcgtaaacataacgtcatcgaaatataagtcgatttgtgtctgcatcataaagttattatcgattaaacatatcatcttaccagccaaattctcgtcatttgcgggaggttttaattttcttctttaatataaagaaatctgagGCTGAGACCTATCGAATGTCCTCAGATACCTTCGGTGAGGTCGCTTTTAGAAAAAGAACGTGCAGAGATTGGTTTCAATGTtttaagaacggtgattttgacgtcgaagaccagcatggcggttgaAGACAGAAGGTTATCGAAGATGCAAAAtggaaggcattacttgatcaagactcgtgtcaaacgcaacaagaattggctggattattgggagtgacgcaacaagccatttaaaaatgcctgaaagtcatgagagtgaatcaaaaacaaggaaatttagtgccgtacgagttgaagccaagagatgttgaactATTTGATGATTTagactataacatatcaaacTTTCCCAAACAAAGTGGACCAAGGATTTTATTTCCTAACAGTACttactttcgaataaacccTGGTATGAGCGGATCGTTTCTGGAACCagaatgtgtcgatttggttgtttTTATTGGCTAAAATAGTCCACGTTCCATCCATGTGCCGATTTTGTTTCTTTCATTGGCTGCAGCTACGCACATCTTCATTATCTTTCTTATGATTTGCATGGATCAGTGTGGCCCGTAGAGAGACaaatgaaattatcattttcaCTCAGTTTTAGTTTGTTGTATGATTGATTTTCCCTTTTAATTCGGAGAAATTTTATTCACGAGTGAAACACTTGAAGTATACCAGAATAATTCTAATATACAAGCAAGAAATTTATTGTCTTGAATAAATTTCAGTATTTCAGTTGATTGTCTATCGAAATAATATATGTCGGTTTGGTCACTTCCATTGCTCGATATAGTACCCAGTGGCAATTTGGACGCTCATCTTTCACATCTCATCAATATGCAAAGTTATTAAGAACCGTTTAGGaaaaattgatcaaacactGATGAAGGATTCTACAGTTATCGAGAAAATGAGGAAGGTTTTCATGATTTCGACCACTTTTTGCAAAATTCTGCGATCGAATCTATTCCTCCAGTTACTTCCAGAGTCGGTAATGATACGTcgagttctgaagaaaatgatttcgcatcttACGGACCGAGAATATAGAATAATTATATTAAAACACAGTAGAATAACATTAGCATTAATTTTGTGACAAAATCGTTTTAATGGACTACTTCAGTAATATTGAACTATTAAAGTTGTTTTAAACTTTCAGATACTATACTCTTCAAAGAAATTCTACTAGAATATAGAATTTTAGTTATCTACACTACCCAAAACTTGAAACGAACCAACGCTCCTCTTAT
It includes:
- the LOC123674843 gene encoding pancreatic triacylglycerol lipase-like, with amino-acid sequence MENMKLCLCFLSFLLALDLCSSELTFKYLTLYNKEGRLMKKEDIQKDSVNVLKPITVVINGLSSVDNAWVNALVDEYLEKQVHNVFLLDLEDHEEVMKNDTIMSEQITDFIGEIYNKTGEEYLHWHIIGISSSGFYTAIDVGRKMFNNYRKVDRITGIDPTYHLIEIREDLFVDHDDAANLVDVVHSNTHKFKGELKSYGHVDFYIVDINCRGKDDLECGRLNAIKMFKRSVNSLNLTAVKCLSLEEFETEKCAGNNRVLFGENMPNNADGVYMLKNE